In the Leptolyngbya sp. FACHB-261 genome, GGGCAGTCCTCGGTGGCAAGCAAGGCAGCTGAGTGCGCGGCAGCGGTGGGAGATTGAGCAGAAGTTGCCCGCTAACCTCCCCGATGCCCAACTCATCGACTCCATTCAGCTGAGAGATCTACTAGAAGCCTTGCACCAGTGGTCTCAGGCCAAACTGCCAGCAGCAGAGCGGGTGCCGTTGAGCGATGCAGTGGAGGAGCACATCATCAGTCGTTTGCTGCACTCGCAGACCATGCTCAAGATTGAGAATGCTTGGGGCTTGCCTCTGTTCGCTCTGCTCAAAGCCTCCTATGCCCCTCAAGGACTCGAAGAACGGGTCTTTACCTCCGTTGAAGACACGGCTAACTACTTCCGCCTGATGAAAGAGTGGGCCAATCGTTCTCCTCACACCATGCGCATTATCGAAGAGTTAGATGTGCCTCTAGAGCGGCTCGAAGAAGCTATGAATGAGCTCGATATCTTGGTCCGTTCCTGGGCTAATCGTTATCATCAAGCAGGCAGCAAAGCCATGACTATCCAAATGGCTTTTGGTGAAAAATAAGCTTCATTTACAGCCTATTAGGCTATCGCTCGTTTCTGGCTCGTTATTGCAGCCCAACAGCCCAAGTTTTTGTCTACTTAATAATGAATTAGCCTTAAGAGTGCTAGCTCTTATGATTTCTATTAGCTAGTTCTAGTGCTAGCACGCTATCAACCTCTAATTTGAGATTAAAGCCAACTAGTTGCTTAGCAGTTGCTTATGTTCGCTCTGGCTGAGCCCAGTTTTTGTTGCCCAGATGAGTCCGAGAATCTCTAGATTTAGCGCGAGCATCAAGTTGGATGCCTTTAGTACACAACAGTCGAGGCAGCGTTCGCTAGTTAAGCAAAAAGCTTGGGAGATGGCGCAGTGTTGCAGGAAATCAAAATTACTGGTTACTGGTTATTGGCTCACAGTCTAAGCTGCGCCTTACTCAGTCAGCCGGTACTAGCGCAGACCAGCTTGAGCGTGCAGTTGGGCGCACTGGTTTCGCCGCCCTCCCTTCGCCTCGCCGCGCAGACTCCCTCTGCCAATACACTGCCCCCGCCCCTCCCAGCTCCCACTCGTCCCATTGAGCTGGAATTCCGACGACCGGAGCGTTCAACTGAGGCAGGGCAGTATTTAGTTTACGTTCCTGCTGCCAGTGGGGCCTTGCTCAGCCGAGTTCGCACTCTGGTTCCTGACGCCTTTGCCACGCAATTGGGGGGGCGCAGTGTGGTTCAAGCTGGGCGCTTTGCGCAGGAAAATAACGCCCGCAGTCTGGTGCAGGCACTCGCTCAGGCAGGCGTCTCTGCTCAAGTGATTCGCTTGGCCCAACTGGGGATCACAGCCGGATCTGCCCAAACTTCTGGCCAAATACCTGGCCAAATACCCGGTCAAGCACCTGAATCGCCATCTAGCAGTTCTGAAGCCCCCGAAGCAGCTTCTGGCTCAGCCACTCCAGGTGTTCCCCCTCTCGCTTCGGCCTCCGAAGCCAGCCGCATCTGCCCTCAAGGTTTAGTGATCAACGGCTCCCCGGGGCAAATGATCCAGGTCGTTGTCTTGCCCGCCGGTTCAGGGGAACCAATTGTGCGGCAATTCACGCTGGGGCCTCAATCCGCTCTGCGTTGCTAAGGTTTTATGCGTTCTGCTTTACAGCCCTTGCGCGCTCCGCGCCGATCAACGCCATCTAGGCGACGCCGAAGTCCATCCAGATCCCCTCACTCCCCAACAAGGAGAGAAGCCAGAAGTCTAGCGACGCCTGCGTCTCTCAGGCGGCCCCTCAAGAGATCCCTCAGTCCAGCCCGCTTGCTCGCGGCCCGCTTAATCGTGACCTGGGCAGTATTGATGCTGGCTGTCACGGTGCTGGTGCTGCGGCTGGTCCAGGTTCAGGGGTTCCAGGCTTCAGATCTACGTCGTCAAGCTCAAGCTCAACAAACGGCCAGCCTTCAAACCTTAACCCCCCGTCGTCCCATCGTGGATCGGCAGGGTCAAGTGCTGGCGATGGACGAATTAGTCTACACCCTCTACGCCCACCCACCACTGTTTCACGCTGCCCTCGCCCATTTAGCGAGTGTTTTAGCGCCCTTGTTGAACCGTTCTGAACTAGAGCTGAGCACTCAGTTGCAGCAACCGGAAACGACCTTAACCTTGGCCTCAACCCTCTCGGAAAGCCAAGCTAAACGCATCGCCGCGCTGCAACTGGCGGGGCTAGAACTGGTGCCGAAATGGCGGCGGCGCTACCCCAACGGCGAGGTAGCTGCCACAGCTCTGGGGTACGTGGACCTAGACCACCAAGCCCAAGCGGGTCTCGAACTCAGCCAAGCGGCCCTGTTGCAATTACCCGCCCCCCAGATCCAGGCGCGCCAAACCGGGCAGGGGCTATTGGAGAGCGCTAGCTTACCAGCCGGTTTTAGTCGGATTGACACCAGCCAACTGCAGCTCAGCCTGGATCTCAACTGGCAACGCCTCACTCAAAATTTGCTGCACCAGACCGTGACTCAATATGCGGCCAAGCGGGGCTGTGTCATCGTCATGGATCCGCTGACGGGCGAAATTCGGGTACTGGCCAGCGAACCCACCTACAACCCTAATCATTACTACGACGCAGCAGTTGAACAGTTCAAGACTTGGGCGGCTACCGACTTGTTCGAGCCCGGTTCTACCTTCAAGCCCATCAACCTGGCAATTGCGCTAGAAGCAGGGGCCATTCAGCCCAGCGATCAGGTAGAGGACAGTGGCCGAATGACCGTTGCAGGAGAGCCAATCGAGAATTTTGACTATGCCACAGCTGGAGCGGTTGGGCCTTCGAGCCTCACCGACGTTCTGCGCCGCTCTAGCAATGTCGGTATGGTGCGCATCATGCAACGTCTGAAGCCAGAGACTTATTATAGTTGGTTGCGCTGGATTGGTTTAGAGCAGCCGACCGGCGTTGACCTGCCCCTGGAAACAACCGGTCAATTGAAGCCTGCTGAGGAGTTTTTGAACTCAGGACTGGAACCAGCTGTCGCCGCGTTTGGCCAAGGCTTGGAGTTGTCTCCGCTCAAACTGATCCAGTTGGCAGCAGCAGTAGCGAATGGCGGTTGGCTCATACGCCCTCATTTAGTGACGGGTTTGCGTCGGGCCGATGGGCCAACTCATTGGCAGCCGGAGGAGCCACCAGCCCGACAAATCTTTTCACCCACTTCGACCCAGGCCGTTATGGCCATGATGAAAGCCGTGGTCGAGCAGGGAACTGGGCAGAGCGCTCGCTTGCCGGGTTATTCTTTGGCAGGCAAAACGGGAACCGCACAAAAGGCAACCGCGGACGGCCAATATGGGACAGCACCGATTGTCAGTTTTGTCGGGTTACTTCCCATTGAGGCACCGTGCCTTGCCATTTTGGTTGTAGTCGACGAACCGCAAGGCGATGATGCCTCCGGCTCTACGGTAGCAGCACCACTCGCTAAGGCTGTATTGGAGCAAATTCTAGCAGTGCAAGGAATTGCCCCCGCCCCGCCTTCTAACGCTGCTCCTACCCCTACTGCGCCTAAACCGACAGCAGCCTCTGCGCCTGAGGCAAGCCCTAATGCACCTAACTCTGATACAACTAGGGCTGATGAGATTAGCGCTGATGAAATTAGTGCCGATGAGACGGGCGCTGAAAGCCAGTTTTAAGTGCTTTGGCTTTTCAACTCTTAATAGTTCATCGTCCCATCGTCAATGATTGCCAACTACTGAGAGCATTTAGCCGATCTAACATCACGACACAAATATTCCAGCTAATTTCAAACCAAGTTAACGGCAGCGTTTCAAACTTGTTTCCAGTTTTGCTCCTCGTAAGAACTACAGAAATTTCTCCGAGCAGTGTTAGGAAAATCACTTAACAAGCTAGTGACGATCATTACTCATTTCTGGGAATTCTTATTTCTGCAGCGTGATTAGAAGAGCAAAATTTGACCTGTTCTCCTTTTAGAGCTATACCCAGCTTCATAGGTTACACAGCTAGAGCTAAGACCACTGCTCGGCTTATTGCAATTTGCCCCATTCCGAAAGTGCCGCTGCAAATGTGTCTCTCCTTGTGTCGTTCCTGTTGATTTAGAACTTCCAATGCCAAGTCCTCAACGATTGAATCACAGCAGAGCAATTGCACTGCGGTTTGGAAGACCAGCCCATGCATGATGCCAACCAATCTCCCTTTGAGCCTTTGTCAGATCAAGTGCGACCAGACCAAAAGCAACCAGACCAAAAGCTACAGGACCATTGGCAAGCAGCCCTCAACCAAGCTCAAGAACGGGAAGCCAAACTGCGCTGGCAACTAGAGCAGAGTGAGCAGCGCCGCAAGCAAGCGATGTCCCGAGAATGGGCATTGCGAGCACTATCTTTGCTCTCGCAGGATTGGCAAATTGCGTTTCTAGTGGCGATGGCAGCACTAGAGGTCTATCCCAGCATTGAGGCCCAAAACAGCCTGCGGCGTATTCTCGCGGGTCCCCGTTTGCGTGCCCAGCTCAGTGGTCATGCCAATCAGGTTTGGCAGGGGGCTTGGAGTCCTGATGGTCAACTGATCCTGACGGTTAGCAACGATCACACGGCCCGACTTTGGCATGGTGTGACTGGGGAGGCGCTTGCCGTTCTTACTGGTCATGAGGGTGCAGTCTGGCAAGGAGCTTGGAGCCCTGACGCTCAGCAAATCCTGACCGTGAGCGATGATCACACGGCCCGGCTGTGGGATCGTAGTGGTCGGCTTTACCGTTGTCTGGAGCAGCATCGAGGCCCGGTAAACTGCGGGATCTGGAGCCCCGATGGCCAAGGGTTAGCAACAGCCAGCAGCGATCGCTGCATCCGACTCTGGGACTCCCAGGGCCAGGAGACCATGACCTTAACCGGGCATCAAGCGGCAATCTGGCACTTAGCTTGGCAACCGGGTCGTCAGCGGCTAGTGAGTGTCAGCTCCGATCACACAGCTCGGCTGTGGGATCTTCAGCAGGGCCAGCTCACGGTTTTAGTTGCCCATGAAGCTGCGGTTAATTATGCAGAGTGGAGCGCCGATGGGCGACGGCTGCTCACGGTTGGCGAGGACTGCACGGTTCGCCTCTGGTCTGAGGCTGGGGAGGAGCGAGCCGTTCTACAAGGCCACTCCGATCTGGTTTCCCATGCCACTTGGAGCAGTGATGGCTCAACGATTTTGACCGCAGAGGCCGATGGCACCGTCTGCCTCTGGGAAGCAGATGGTAGCCTGCGAACCACGATTCAGGCTCACCAAGGTGCCGTTAATCAAGCCATTTGGAGTCCCGATAGCAGCCATTTTCTGACGGTCAGCAACGACCACACAGCTCGCCTCTGGGACGAGACCGGCCAAGCCTTAGCAGAACTGCACGGCCATCACGATTGGGTCAACCGAGGTGCCTGGAGCCCAGCCGGGGACCGCTGTCTAACCTTGAGCAATGATGGCAATGTGCGTTTGTGGGAGGCCGCCTTCCAGGAAGTGGCGCTGCTCGATCAGCACCGGGGACCAGTTTGGACAGGCAATTGGAGCCCCGATGGCAGCCTGCTCTTGACCACCAGTGACGATCGAACCGCTCAGATTTGGGCTAGTTCAGAGCAGACTTATGACCTAATTCAAGTTTTGAGCGAGCATACAGGTCCTATTTGGAACGGCAGTTGGAGCCCGGACAGCAGTCGGCTCCTCACTGTTAGTGATGATGGTACAGCTTGCCTGTGGGACCGCACTGGTCAGTTGCAACTGCGTCTGGTCGGCCATCAGGGACCTATCTGGAACGGGGCATGGAGCCCAAACGGCCAGCAGATCCTCACGGTCAGCGCTGATCAGACCGCACGGCTATGGGAGACCCGACAAGGCCAAGAACTCTGCCAATTGCAAGGCCATCAAGCCTCGGTCTGGCACGGAGCCTGGAGTCCCGATGGTGCACAAATCCTGACCAGCAGCTTGGACAACACGGCTCGTCTCTGGCATCTGCACAACCCAGCACAGGCAGCGACCCAACTGCATGGCCACCAAGGTTCGGTCTGGCATGGAGCTTGGAGCCCGGATAGTAGGCGAGTTTTGACTGTCAGTTTTGATGGCACCGCTCGACTTTGGGACCGCACTGGCACCGCCCTGAGTACCTTACAAGGTCATCAGAATTCTGTCCTACATGGAGCCTGGAGCCCCGATGGCAGCGCGATTTTGACCGTGAGCGCTGACCACACGGCCCGGATCTGGGATGCTGAGGGCAATTTAGTCACCTGTTTGCAAGGACACCAGGATGTCGTGCGCTACGGCGCTTGGAGCCCTGATAGCCAACAGGTTGTCACGGTGAGCGACGACCATACAGCCCGGATCTGGCGCCGCGAGGGACAGGAGCTAGCCCAGCTCCAGGGACATCAGAGCGCTGTGGTTCACGCCAGCTGGAGCCCTGATGGTCAGCTAGTCCTGACGACCAGTTCTGACCAGACAGCACGCTTGTGGTACGCAACGGTTGAGGGCTTGTGGCAGCTGGCCCGTCCCTACCGGATTCGCTCGCTCACCACCCAGGAGTGCCAACAGTTTCTGGGCTTATCGCAGCAAGAGTACCAGCAGTTGATTTGCAGTTAGTTTGGTTAATTTAGTGATTCAGTAGTTGCTCAGCAGTTGCTCACTAGTCACTGAGCAGCTGACCAGAAGCCCAGTTTGATGCAGAGTGATTAGGCCAGCTGAAGAAAGGCCCGGATGGCCATCACTCATGATCGTTTAACATTTATGAACTGGGCCGATGGTTCTAATGAGGACAACATGGACAACCCAAGAGCCGATGCAACCGTTAGGGATCCTGGTGCAGCAACCCAAATGCACTGGGCCTGTGCACTCTCCAAACGTGCATCCCTTGAGGCGGCTGTTGCCGAAGTTGCTGACCAGGCCCAACAAGACTTAGGCCCCTTTCCCCCGCACTTAGGGCTATTCTTCGTCTCCAACACGTTTAGCAGCGACTATCCTCGCCTGCTGCCTCTGCTGCAAGAGCGCTTCCCCGACACTCTGTTGCTTGGTTGCTCTGGTTCTGGAGTTTTGGGTGCAGGTCACGAAATCGAGGGTGAACCGGCGCTCTCCCTCACCCTCGCCCATCTGCCTGAAGTCAACCTAACGCCTTTTTATCTGAGCGGTGAAACCCTGCCTGACCTCGACTCGCCACCGGAGCGTTGGGTTGAGCTAGTGGGGGTGCCTCCCCGTGACCAGCCTCATTTCATCCTGCTAGCCTCTCCTAGTTCAGCGGTGACTGACCTCCTGCAGGGGCTCGATTTCGCTTATCCCAGTGCCGTTAAGGTCGGCGGCTTAGCCAGCGGCGGTCGTGCCCTCGAAAGTTATGGGCTGTTCTATAACCGGCTAGAGCACACCGGCATTCTAGGCTTGGCCTTGACCGGCAATATTGCTGTTGAGTCTGTGGTCGCTCAGGGCTG is a window encoding:
- a CDS encoding WD40 repeat domain-containing protein; translated protein: MHDANQSPFEPLSDQVRPDQKQPDQKLQDHWQAALNQAQEREAKLRWQLEQSEQRRKQAMSREWALRALSLLSQDWQIAFLVAMAALEVYPSIEAQNSLRRILAGPRLRAQLSGHANQVWQGAWSPDGQLILTVSNDHTARLWHGVTGEALAVLTGHEGAVWQGAWSPDAQQILTVSDDHTARLWDRSGRLYRCLEQHRGPVNCGIWSPDGQGLATASSDRCIRLWDSQGQETMTLTGHQAAIWHLAWQPGRQRLVSVSSDHTARLWDLQQGQLTVLVAHEAAVNYAEWSADGRRLLTVGEDCTVRLWSEAGEERAVLQGHSDLVSHATWSSDGSTILTAEADGTVCLWEADGSLRTTIQAHQGAVNQAIWSPDSSHFLTVSNDHTARLWDETGQALAELHGHHDWVNRGAWSPAGDRCLTLSNDGNVRLWEAAFQEVALLDQHRGPVWTGNWSPDGSLLLTTSDDRTAQIWASSEQTYDLIQVLSEHTGPIWNGSWSPDSSRLLTVSDDGTACLWDRTGQLQLRLVGHQGPIWNGAWSPNGQQILTVSADQTARLWETRQGQELCQLQGHQASVWHGAWSPDGAQILTSSLDNTARLWHLHNPAQAATQLHGHQGSVWHGAWSPDSRRVLTVSFDGTARLWDRTGTALSTLQGHQNSVLHGAWSPDGSAILTVSADHTARIWDAEGNLVTCLQGHQDVVRYGAWSPDSQQVVTVSDDHTARIWRREGQELAQLQGHQSAVVHASWSPDGQLVLTTSSDQTARLWYATVEGLWQLARPYRIRSLTTQECQQFLGLSQQEYQQLICS
- a CDS encoding penicillin-binding protein 2, with product MTWAVLMLAVTVLVLRLVQVQGFQASDLRRQAQAQQTASLQTLTPRRPIVDRQGQVLAMDELVYTLYAHPPLFHAALAHLASVLAPLLNRSELELSTQLQQPETTLTLASTLSESQAKRIAALQLAGLELVPKWRRRYPNGEVAATALGYVDLDHQAQAGLELSQAALLQLPAPQIQARQTGQGLLESASLPAGFSRIDTSQLQLSLDLNWQRLTQNLLHQTVTQYAAKRGCVIVMDPLTGEIRVLASEPTYNPNHYYDAAVEQFKTWAATDLFEPGSTFKPINLAIALEAGAIQPSDQVEDSGRMTVAGEPIENFDYATAGAVGPSSLTDVLRRSSNVGMVRIMQRLKPETYYSWLRWIGLEQPTGVDLPLETTGQLKPAEEFLNSGLEPAVAAFGQGLELSPLKLIQLAAAVANGGWLIRPHLVTGLRRADGPTHWQPEEPPARQIFSPTSTQAVMAMMKAVVEQGTGQSARLPGYSLAGKTGTAQKATADGQYGTAPIVSFVGLLPIEAPCLAILVVVDEPQGDDASGSTVAAPLAKAVLEQILAVQGIAPAPPSNAAPTPTAPKPTAASAPEASPNAPNSDTTRADEISADEISADETGAESQF
- a CDS encoding FIST N-terminal domain-containing protein, with product MAITHDRLTFMNWADGSNEDNMDNPRADATVRDPGAATQMHWACALSKRASLEAAVAEVADQAQQDLGPFPPHLGLFFVSNTFSSDYPRLLPLLQERFPDTLLLGCSGSGVLGAGHEIEGEPALSLTLAHLPEVNLTPFYLSGETLPDLDSPPERWVELVGVPPRDQPHFILLASPSSAVTDLLQGLDFAYPSAVKVGGLASGGRALESYGLFYNRLEHTGILGLALTGNIAVESVVAQGCRPIGETLQITEVERNNIIVKLDSRSPLEVLQETVASLSEADRQLAQQALFVGVATDPFKLKLEHGDFLIRNLMGVDPRSGALAIADRVRPGQRIQFHLRDARTSAEDLELVLNRFLRSRSDREPVGALMFSCVGRGAELYDEVDFDSNLFSRHFQDVPLGGFFCNGEIGPVGGTTFLHGFTSVFGIFSPAAPEPDEPTTHL